AAGCGGTGGCGTTGCAGCGCCGCGAGGCCTCCGAAGGCTGGACTGATGATGCACGCCTGAAAGTGCCGGCCATCACCGTCCACGATCGCTTCCGTGTGAGGGATCGCCGACTCGATAAGTGCTTTGATTTGTTGTGGCGTCACGTTGCAAATATGCGTACGGTGTCCCGCCCGCGTAATTTGGCTTCACCGTACCGGGGACGGATTCTGTCCTTTAAATGCCTCGGCGGGCAATACCTTATCCACCCCGCAGATCTTTGCAATCGCCAGCATGCGGGCCGGGATGTTTTGAAATCGAAGCGCTACCTTGTGCCGGCGGCCTTCCCGGGCCCAATTGACTAACAGCGCAAGCCCGGCGCTGTCGATCCTTGCCACCGCTTTTAAGTCCACAACAACCGAGGAATCGGTGAACATCCCGGCGCCTCGATCGAGGATGCTCGGAACCGTCCCGATGTCCACATCTCCCGCCAGGGACCAACTTCCTTTAGCCTCGTGAGCGAGCGCTATCCCGCGGTTGGAGTTACTTTTTTGCGTTCTTCGTTTCAAGACTCTTGATAAGGCTATCGATCCCCGTTTTACGGATCTCGGAGGCGAACGATGCGCGATAGGTCGCCACCAAGCTTACCCCGTCCACAGAGATGTCGAATACTTTCCAGGCGTTGTCTTTAACATGCATGCGGTAATGAATGGGAACTACGGCGCTGCCAGGCTGTTTTATTTCGCTGCGCACGGTAACCAGCGTGGCATCCGATTCCGCCCGCACCGGGAAATAGCGTGTTTCACGATCGGCATACTCGAGGAGCGCCGTCGCATAGGTCTTCACCAGCAATTTGCGAAACTCCTCGACGAAACGTGACCGCTGCGCCGCATCGGCGCTGCGCCAATGCTTGCCCAGCACCCACTGGGACATACGCGCAAAGTCAAAGTGCGGAATGATCAGTTCATCGACAAGCTGGTGCAATCGCACCGAATCCTTGCGCAATACGGCGCGCTCGTTTTTTACCCGCGCCGTGACCTGGTCCGCCGTGCGTTTCACTAGCTCCTCAGCGTCTTTCGCGACGGCCGCGAGTGCTAACGCACACCACGCGAAACAAATCAAAGAGACAACAAGTCGTATACGCTTCATGATGCCTAATCTCCCGCCTCAACGGTATCCCGAGTCAGTGGCGTTGTTCGTACCGAATCCTGGTCGACCTATCCCACGGGCCGCCGTTTATAAAATAAGCGGCCGCCCGCATACCTGCAATCAACGGCCTTGGACCGCGACCCGGAACCGAGTGAACTGAGCCCACTCTGGGTCAAACGTCGCTAGATGCGTGTAACACGGCCTTCGAGCTCTTTCCTCTTGTTCGATTACGAATTTGAGATTGTACAGCAATCGATCCCGCTAAACCCCATGTTTCCGTTTCAATCCCGATGGCCTAAAGCGGGTTACAGCGAAGCGCGCGCTTTCAGTGACAAGTAGGCGTTCACAACCCCGTGCGCAAGCTCGCGCGGCGCCTCCTCGAGGCTCAGGACCCCGTGGCTGCCACCGCGCGCAGCGACCGGCCACGCTCTCCCTAACCGCGACGGCGGCTTACGCCGAACCCACCTATGATGCGATCCACCCCAGCTAAGCGCAGCGCTTAGGGCGCTTGCGGCGGCGGAGTCGGTTCGCTCGGAGCCGCGCCGCGAATGAGTTCTTTCGCCTGCTCCAATTTCACACGGTCCCAGGCTGAGATGATGTCTTTCAAACGCCCTACTGTATCGGCATCCATCTCCGTGAGATCACCCGACGCCGATTTTCGTGCAACGGCGTCCTTTTCCGAACTCCCAGCCTCGGCGGCGGTTGAATCGGCCGCCGCAGTCTCGGCCTCTCCCTCAGCCGAAACCTCAAGGGCAGTCGTGGCGGCGTGCGCAGACTCCTGCGCTTGGAATGCTTGGCTTCGAAGCTCATCCCGCGTACCTTCCGGCACAACGATGGCAGTGTCATCGATGACCTTGCCTCTCTTGAAGACAAGTACGCGCGGCCCACCCTGGGAACTCCGATACCAGGTGGGGGGGGTGCCGGAAAGTTGCGTATTCCCCGAACTTGGGTTGATCCATTGGTACATACGCGCCTGCGCCGGTATGACGGCACATAGTACGCCGGACAAAACAACGCATGCTGTTTGGCTCTTCATGTTCTCGCACCTAACCGGATCATGGCGCGGTTACCGCCAAGCGGTTACCGCCAAGTATAGCACCAGTTTGCAATTTGCTCCTATAACTCCAGGTGTTGTAAACACGATGCCTGGCGATGACCGATACCGATCTCAGTCTCATCGCCGCCACTGAGCCAGATCTCCCGCGTAGGGTCGTGATAGTATATACGGCATGGCGGCCTACCATGTCAGACTCGGCGTGGCACCTCGAGTTTAAGCAGCGCTTGATCGAGTGTCGGCGCTGTCCGCGCCTCGTCGCCTACCGCGAGGGGATCGCGCGCACCAAGGTCAAACGGTTCCAAACAATCGATTACTGGGGCCGGCCGGTACCGAGCTTCGGTGATCCGGACGCGCGCCTCTTGGTCATTGGACTCGCCCCGGCCGCACACGGTGGTAATAGGACTGGACGCATGTTCACCGGCGATCGCAGCGGCGATTGGCTCTATGAAGCGCTTTACGGTGCGGGCTTCGCCAATCGGCCGACCTCAACGCAACGCAACGACGGCCTCGCGCTGCGCGACTGTTACATCACGGCCGCTATTCACTGCGCGCCGCCCGCAAACAAACCCTTGGGCGAAGAATCCACGGCCTGCCGGCCGTACTTGTTGCAAGAGCTGCAACGGCTAGAACAAGTATGCGCGGTCATCGTACTCGGCCGCAGCGCGCTCAACGCTTATATCAACGCGCGTCGAGCGCTGGGGCTTCCGGTACCGTCACCCGTGCCGGCATTCGGCCATGCTCGCTGCCACGGCATCGACGGCTTGACGATCATATGCTCCTACCACCCGAGCCAGCGAAACACCTTCACCGGGCGCCTCACCCGCGAGATGTTTCACCAAGTATTTCAGTGCGCGCGCGCCGCGCTCGACGCAGCGCCGGCGATCGGAAAAAGGGCGGGGAAAAGCCCCGCCAAACACTCAACGCTGGGAGCTTAACCCTGCACGGCGATTTTGCGCGGTTGCACGCGTTCGTGCTTCGGGATCACGATCTC
The genomic region above belongs to Pseudomonadota bacterium and contains:
- a CDS encoding BolA family transcriptional regulator; protein product: MTPQQIKALIESAIPHTEAIVDGDGRHFQACIISPAFGGLAALQRHRLVYAGLGTKMETEIHALSMRTYTPEEWAASRPP
- a CDS encoding STAS domain-containing protein, with amino-acid sequence MKRRTQKSNSNRGIALAHEAKGSWSLAGDVDIGTVPSILDRGAGMFTDSSVVVDLKAVARIDSAGLALLVNWAREGRRHKVALRFQNIPARMLAIAKICGVDKVLPAEAFKGQNPSPVR
- a CDS encoding ABC transporter substrate-binding protein, with translation MKRIRLVVSLICFAWCALALAAVAKDAEELVKRTADQVTARVKNERAVLRKDSVRLHQLVDELIIPHFDFARMSQWVLGKHWRSADAAQRSRFVEEFRKLLVKTYATALLEYADRETRYFPVRAESDATLVTVRSEIKQPGSAVVPIHYRMHVKDNAWKVFDISVDGVSLVATYRASFASEIRKTGIDSLIKSLETKNAKK
- a CDS encoding uracil-DNA glycosylase gives rise to the protein MSDSAWHLEFKQRLIECRRCPRLVAYREGIARTKVKRFQTIDYWGRPVPSFGDPDARLLVIGLAPAAHGGNRTGRMFTGDRSGDWLYEALYGAGFANRPTSTQRNDGLALRDCYITAAIHCAPPANKPLGEESTACRPYLLQELQRLEQVCAVIVLGRSALNAYINARRALGLPVPSPVPAFGHARCHGIDGLTIICSYHPSQRNTFTGRLTREMFHQVFQCARAALDAAPAIGKRAGKSPAKHSTLGA